One Gossypium arboreum isolate Shixiya-1 chromosome 13, ASM2569848v2, whole genome shotgun sequence genomic window, ATCTTCTGCTTGCGTGCTTGTACTGCTTCCATCCTTTCCTCTACTGTTCCCTGTTATTTCACATCATCCATATAATCAAAACCTCAATCCAACCCATATCAATACACTGCTCCAAACTTGTGGTTCAGATTAGATCGAATTTAATTGGCTTTATTCGCAAATTGACTCTTGCACTACATTCTAATTTTCAGATTGGtccttaaatttttattatataaaaaatgcTATATAAACTATCAATTTAGTTTCATTTTACCCAAGAAAGACTGGCATTCAATAAAAACATGCAACATGATGTTTTTTTAAAGGTAAACTGGTACAAAATTGATAATTTAGATACCAATTCTGACAAAAATTTTAAGAACTAATCTAGAAATTGAGGTATAGTTCGGAGCcaatttgattttgaaaaaccAAGCTTAATtcaagataataaaaaaaaataaaaataaaataaaaaaaatcagccCCCTAAAGCACAAATGGCGGTTCTACTTCAGTTGAATTGAAGCCATGTTACTTGGACTCGGGTATGAGTGACCTATACTGATACCTTACACCATTTCAATACTTTTTCATGTTTTTGGAGTCTTTGAAAGAGTTTACCTCCATAGATAttacaaacaaacaaataaataaattgaagCAATGTAGCTTTTAAGGGGAAACCTATACCTTGACAATGAACCGTTTGATTGCTACCCTTTTAGTTTGCCCAATACGATGAATGCGCATCACAGCTTGTTCTTCTACAGCCGGATTCCACCACGGATCCTGCAATGAAAAAAGTATGATCCTTCatgtaagaaaattataaaaagaataaGAATAAAGCATACTCATCTTTGAAAATATACCCATATTTAAAGCTCATCTCAAATCCAAATAACAGAATTATTCCCAGGCTAAATTCCCTCGATGAATATGCAAAACTACAAGCACAGATGAACGCACTGCACTTAATATTAGATAAAGCTTGTCATTTCTGCATACCAAAACAAAGGCATTGGAAGCTGCAGTTAGATTTATTCCGACCCCACCAGCTTTGAGTGACATTAGCAACACCTGATATGAAAACATCGAACAAACAATAAGACTCAAGCCATCTAGAATACTATTAAACCAAAATCTTTGTCCAGAAGAAAATTTTGCCACAAACCATGATTTTGCTATCTTCtgaaaactgttttattactttTTCGCGTTGCTGTTGATTCAAAGTCCCATCGAGTCTAAGAAACGGAATGTTATTCCTGGACATTAATAAAGCATAAGCATATGCTACTATGAGCAATACTTTCAATGGCATAACAAGAGAAGTGGGATGGAGAGGAAGAGAAAAAATAAAAGCATGCAGTGCCATTTTTAACTTGgatcaaaattatttttacaaaatcaACTTGAACAAGATTCGAACTGTTTAAATCCTATTTGATGTGCCTTTACATCACATTTGATCCGTAACAAAACTGTGTTGAACAGGATTTTGGCCTCAGTTTTGTCAATATGGTAAACGAGTTGTTTAAAAGCCACTCCAGCAAGGTTTTCAAAACTGGACTGGACCAATGGTTGAACCAATCAAACCACTGGTTCCCAGTTCAACCAGTTcggttgaataaaatatttaaaaaatgaagAAATCCAGTTCAACTGCCAGTTCAACCTGTCCAACTAGCTGGTCTGACTGGTTCAACGGGTTCATGGGTCAATCAATCTGACCCCTTATTCCAGACTGATACCTTGGCCAGTTTTCGGTCCAACTGAGTATCGAAACATTCCTAAGAGTGCTGTAGCTACCATGTGTAACACTGCATTCTTATGGAAGAAATACTAGCTCAAGACACTGATAGAGCTTCAACCGGATTTATAACTTACCGAGAAAGAGGAATCTGCAAGAGGTCCAAAAATGCAGTCCACTGGCTGAAGAGAATGCACTTAGAGCCTGATGAGCGAAGATTTTCAAGTTCTTGTAATAGAACAACCACCTTGGTGGACTCCACCCAATTTTTCTCAACATCAACCTGAAACCGACTCTCAGTTGGGGCTGTAATAAGTTCTTGCTTCGTAACAGTTTTCCTGCAAGGTAAAACAATAACACTCTAAGACCACGTTTGGTGAGTTCATCTTGAACTTTAACCTGAGGCTATAAAAGTCAAAAAAAGGAAAATTGATTTCAAGATACCTACAAACAGGGCATAAACCAGAATTTGGATTCCGCCAACTTGCCAAGAGACACTCGCGGCATAAGCGATGAGCACATGGAGTCAGTACAGCGTCTTCAAATGCTTCAAGACATATCGGACACTCTCCTTGTTCTCCCTTCCGCAGCTCTTCAACCACTTCCTGGACATATGCCCTTGAAGGTAGATCCTTGGCTTCACCATCTAGGGTACTCTGCCCGCCTCTAAGGAACCGTTTAGCCAGCTTATTAAGATCTGTGTATTCTTGTGTATCTCCTCGGCTAGAACACAACAAATTACCCATCAACATTTACTCATAAGAATGGAAAAATAGTTGCATTTTTAGTGCAAGAGGTATCCCTCAAGTATAGCCCAAATAAATACAATGCTAATAATAATGATGAGCACAAAACTGAATTAACACGGAAGCAAATCATGTAAAAAGTTCAAGGCAAAGATCAGCAATTGACATGACTGTCAAACTCTTTACATATTCAATCCGGAGACATTGTTTCaagtaaatttatataaaatgaaTCCTGTCTCAACAATATACACTTTATTTGAATACCAGATATTTTTTATAAGCTACCATGAGTTAGAACTGACAGCTATCTGACCAGACTCTCCAAAACAACATCATCACCACACTACCACATAATCATTGACACACTGATAAAAAACCAGGTAGGAGGGAATAAAGGTAAGCAGCAGACCTCATCACAAGAAACGGATGATCACAACATTGACGTAGGCGTAGAAGTAACTCCAAAATAGAAGCATAATTATGAAGAACACGACCTTGTTCAACAAACTGATCAAACTTCACCTGAGCAGAAACCCAGCAATATGTAACAATTATAAAGTAAAAAAGCAACATCAAATGTAAATAAACCATGAGATCAATGAAGCAAGGTGATACAAACTAGATTATACCTTCGATCTTTTAAATAGGGCTTCATAGAAGTCCTTTTCAGCTTCACTGAGCTCACAGTATATCACCTGAACATCGGCTGGAGGTAGCACTAGAATAGGCCTATAACACAATTTTagaagcaaaatctataaaaagctCAAATGAGATAACTAAGGATTCCTAAGCAGTATACTCACTTGCCATATCGGTCTGTGCTACATTTTGTTCTCCTTAACATGATTGGCTTTAAAATTGACTGAACCAACTTTAGCCCTCTCTGATCACCTTCCTCAAATGGTTTTTGGATGAGCTTGTTCCACCTATATCATAGCTAGTTAGCTAAATTTTAtgagaagcaaaaaaaaaatcaaggaaTATTTCTAGGTACAGAACATTCAAAGAAGCTGCTCTAATATAGCCTACAGAATGCATTTGTATTACTGTTCACCCTATACATATATCACAAATTTTACTGAATGTGACCTGGGATCTATAAATTTTTTAACATCATAAAATTTCAATCTAGTAAACTTGTAAATGAATCAATATAGTTAAACACCAGATGTATCATCGATTTATCAGAAAATTTCTAATCAATTTCCTTCAAGGTTAACTCATAAGAAAGGACCAAGATACTTTGATGGACATTGTTGAATTGGGTAAACCCTTTATCTTTTTTGAACAAGAGCTAAAGTAGCCCCTAATAATACGGTTATTATACCTATCAAAGATATTAGATTCATTATGTAAGGTATAACTATGACAAGAGAAAGGTGGGCTATCCGCTGCTACCATAGTGGCAGCATGTATAAGAGACGAAATAGGAGTAGGCCCTCTGTATGGCATCAGATAACCATACATGAATAGATAGCAGAACTAAACTGAAGTTTTCTTCAGAATGCCCATTTGAACCAAAGCAAACATATACAATAgtcataacataaaaaaaatgttttttatGCATCTATAAATGTAAAACCACTAGACATAATTCAGTAACAAAACaagaaagaataaaatatatcCATACTGATAAATAGAAGCTCCCTCTTCAATCCAAAGAGAAATAAATGTGACCTCAAGAACCTAATAAATTGTCTAGGTGCGGCAGGCAGAGATAAGCATTTAAAACTTAAATCTAATTAACTGTGTTTTTGACAACATGAAAAAAGAAATTCAAGCCAAATTTAGTGGTCCAATAGACCAATAAAGAGAAGCCTATCCTAAATTTTCCATCGAACAATTTTGTTGAACTTACCAGGGCCAGTTTCCCCAAGGTTCCACCTTCAAAAAGCGGAGGAGACTGTATAGATCCTCCAGCTTGTTCTGTGACAGTAAATTTTCTTATTAGAAAGCATACAAAACCTTGGGAATCAATAGGTTAGAAAGCAAGTGAGAACTGCAAAGTTAAATTAACAgatcatcaaaaaaaaaaaaaaaaattacataacaTAAAAAATGAAATTCTAACATGAAGATAACATACACTGATAGGCACAAGCAAAATTAGTATTTGTTATTCACATTCTTCAGTATAAGAAATCTACTTTTCCAATAactataaaagtaaaaataaaaagctTGAGAAACAATTGCCATAAATCAAATAAGGCTTTGCTTAAAGCACAAAACAATGAACAAAAACAAATTAGTGCACTTATCATTTAATTATACCAAAACAATGAGCACATACTAATATTGATGAAGTGCACCATAAAGGATTTCATATACATTAGAGAGAAATTCTTCAGAATTTTGAAGAGAACAGATTATTGACCAGCAACGCATGACCAAAAAGAAGTAAACAGAAGAAATTTCAAATGCACCAATAAATACCAAGAGTTCTGCTTCACTTCCAAGTACAAAACAAAATGGGATAAAAAGAAACCTAAAACTAAAAAAATGCTACTAAAATTGAAAAAGCATTTAAAACAAAGGGTTTGAGGCACTTTTCAAAAATGCCATTACCTGGATCGGAGTCCCAGTGAGACACCAGCGACGATCAGCAACTAAAGCAGCTGCAGCCATGGAAATTTGACTTTTTGAGGATTTTATGGTATGTGCTTCATCAAGAACAATCCTGAACCAACGCACCGAGTACAGTCCTCCATTATCTTCAGAGTTCTGGAAATAAAAGAAGAGTCACTTTTACTTGTGTATAAAGTATGAAgtaattttaagtttaaacagAAATAGAAGTAATATTCTTTAACCACCTCTGCTGAAAACTCTGAAGCTAGAACCCCATATGTAGTGATTACAACATCATTCTGGGCAAGAAGTTTTGCATCCTTTGGCCTACTTTGACCATAATGAACATATAAAGACAAAGATCCAGGCTGCACATGAGTTTCAATCTCTGCCTGACAATACCCAAATGTTTAGAGCCACATCCAATAACAAATATTGAAGAATTACTCAGATAAAACATAGATATTAATAGAACTGCTAAGTTCCAAAAAGGCAGATGCTACTATAAGCAAAACCATGAACTGAGTCTACTTCAAAACTGAAAAGACAAACCTTCCATTGGCCAAGAAGAGTCATGGGACATATAATCAGATTGCCACCATTTGCAAGTTTGTTCCTTTGCTTTGACAACTTATCAAAGCCGGGAAACTTCGTTGCAGTTTTCACAGAATTCGGTGATTGGCCGAATACATCAATGGCTTCACCACCTTGATCAGAAGGCTGATCTGAGGATTGACTATCTGATAGCCCACCTCTTTCTGAATGGGTTGCTAAGAGGGATATAGTCATGATGGTCTTCCCAAGCCCCATAGCATCTGCCAAGATCTTCACAGGTAAAGGAAGTTAAGATACAGTCACAATGTAACAAGAAGGAACTAGGCTAAATATGCATCACGAATAGTAAGACCATACTCCTCCTCTAGCCATTTGATGAGTGCTTGGGAATTCTATTGTAGCATCACCAGTAAATGCATTCAAGTAGATAACAGGATCTCTCCTATATAGAAAGAAACAGTACTCCATCAATACCCTGTAACATATTGAGTGGAAGAAGTCTGCTAAAATGATAATCTGACATACTTATCTGCTAAGCGATATGCTTCCCAGCAAGGGTGCAGTGTTGTTGCTGCCTCATCCATGCAATTTCCCTTCTCCACCTGAAACATCCACTGGAGAGCCTGCTTTTGATAAGGCCGAAGTTCACACTGGAGGGTGCTAGGAGGGTCCATTTCCTATAACACAATAGTTGTCATTTGATCTCACCTAATGATTAGCAGAAGTATATTCTACAAACATTATTCAAAAATGACAATACCTCTAATTCAGAGTTGTCTCCCACACCAACAATGTTTTCAAGATCAGCACCAGAGATTGACTCATCATTTTCAACCTCATTTCCGTTTTGAGATGGATTCTTAAATTTGTTTGCAGTTAATAATGGGGTATGAATACCAGAACCATCCTGTTTTCACAATACCATTCAGTAATTCAACCAAGAAAAACCACATTATAGTAAATCTAACTGTATTGTATTTGCTACCTTTGTCTCCAAAGGTCGTTTCTTTGTGTACAAATCACCAGGAGCTAGTTCTGCCTAATTATCACAAAGCAACAAAAATATTTCTCTTTAAAATATTTGACAGAAAGAATTGATAGtggtaaaataaaacaaaatagtattAAAACCAACTACAGTATTTGCTCAATTCATGATAATTTTATCAACTAGGTAATCACAACCAAAAAGATGTATAAACTTAAGACAAATAATTACCTTCTTAAAAGGTGTTAGGCCAAGCAACCGGAACAAACTTGGAAGAGGATGAACAATAGATTCATCATTGCAATTGCTTGCTGCCTTGAGTGAAGTTTGCTGATACTTATGGAACATGGAACTATTAATATACACACTGGACCAAACCAAAAATTCACCCTCATTAAAaccaaatttagtaataaaaacaAATATCCATTTCAAAAACTTAGAAAGAATAACCATTCAGACCAACCACACCTTAACAATAAGAGAACAGTATCCATTACACCTAACACATCCGGAGCTGATTTACACCTTCCCTCAACTCTAATCTTCTTATCCCTCACAAGCGGCAACAGACAGCGTGCCCATTCATTGGGTATTCTACCAATCTGCCAAAACGTTATTTGCTTTTATAATCATATTAATTCATATTCAAATTCCACTTTTGCATCCATAACCATAACTAGcaaaaaataataagcaaacgATTACTAagaattaaattcaaaatttatcaCCTCCCCAAAGTTCTTTGTAGAGAATCTAACAATCTCTGAACAAGCTGCAGCTGCTCTTCCTTTCCCAAAGCCTTTCCCCATTGACCCAGCCGGACTAGAGCCAGTACCCTTCAACGGAAACGTGAAGCTAACTTCCTCCCCAACCTTAATTTTCCTTCCTTTACTCGTCGAAAGCCCAGGTACCTCGCTGGAACCAACAAACCACCAATCGTTTTCAAGCCTAACATTTCCTTCATCTTCCAAATCATTCCCACCACATGCAACATTTCCATTACTACTAAAACTACAATCCTTGTTCTCTTTCCCTGTTTTCTTTGGCTTTACGCTAACCGTTGATATATCGGAGCTCGAAATTCGGACCACGGGTTCGGATTCGGGTTCAATTTGTTTCTCCCTGGGCTTGAAACTTCGAGGCGAATCAAAAATTATGTTGATGGCAGCGGTCGCATCGTGTTTGGCCAAGTGAAGCGCTCTAATTATGTCCATCTCGGAATAATCCGATCCAACGATCAACCGGACGGTGGAAATGAGATCCTCCGATACCTTGTTTCCACCCATTGGGTTGCTCTCACAAAACCCTAAACCCTTGCCCCTAATTTAATCCCACGTATTCGATTCTGATTTTCCGTACTAACGATGAAATTATTCAATTCGAAGGTGAGGGAGAAAGGGGAAGTGATTTGAATTTCTAGGGGGTGAATGCTAAAATGCGCTGTGGGTAGACATGTTTATGGATTGGCGGGTGAGTTTCAGAGATGGCGGGAGAGTGTCGGAAACTTTTTTTGAAGGAAAGGCTATAATAAGACTTTATAGTGATGCGAAGCGCGTATTTCCACGCGCGTCTTAACCTTTCccgccattttttttttcttatccaTATTTATTCGGTGCTCAGAATTTAACGAGAATAATTTAAAAAATGGTATACTGAACTCGTATATATTAACCGCGGAAAGTTGTGGAGACCGTTTATCAGTAATTAGTATAAAAATGACGGTGATAATGAAACTAGATATTATAACGATATTATaatataagaaaaaaattaaacgtACCACTAAACGTCCATCAAAAGGGATCTTAAATTTGGTCATTCAACTTTAATAAAGTATAAAATagctattaaattatttaaaaatttttatttaagccactaaattattctaatattttttcTTAAGTCATTGGATTATTAATAAGTCTAGCTAGTGAGTTCCAAGTAACAATTTGACCATCAATACGGTGGATCAGTATCCACCGACAGGTAGAATAACATACCTTAAATCCAAGTTGATTTTACCATTAGCGTCGAAGATCAGAGAAAAAAGTTGTTTAAAATTTGATTCTCTGATTTGtggtatttaaaattattttataaaaaacttGAACTATAAAATAAATGGGAAATGGGAGTTTTAAATTGGTGTAAGTAGTGCGAACAAAAAATGTATACAACAACGATTTTAACAGAtcaataacttaaatgaaaactttcgaacaattcaatgattattttgtaattttttaaaattgagtgatAGAAACATTAACTTACTAATTTATtttctataaataaaaataaagtaactaaatttcaaatgtacAAAAAATTACGACGACTTGGATCATATTTTAACCAAATCAAATTACAACAACCAATATGTTAGAATGGTAATAGAGATTATATTCTTATTAACCAATAATTATGTAATAGGccgtttttcaatggtgtcgaattagtggttttggggccaccaaatccgacgagtaaattcataaatattattatttaatatttaagagaCAAGTATGATTTTTTAAAAGGTTTTTATTGGATAATTTATATTATacaagtgatttattaagttcaagtggttttagaaaatgaagtATCGGGGCCTTGTTTttataaaccaagccataaatattttataaatatttatggagtgtcattaaggtggtattaaagtttcattaagaaaatttaaagtttcgatagttaattaattaaaatgatcaaattaaaaatacattctCGAGACTCCGTTTCGTAAacctaactcataaatatttattaaaaatatttatgaagttatttgtgtagttaattaagttttggttaagtgaatttgcatgaattgagagtaattaggtataagaactaaattacataaagggtgaaaattaaattatagattaaagaaaatttAAAGGGACTAAATAAGTAATTATACTATTGCTTATAAATGGGGCCGCATAAAATTGATATTTATAAtacttaaaagttaaaatatataatataatatatcttAATCATTAagctattataatattatatcttaatcgtaaatatatatatatatactataataaaacaaaagtaaaaaagaaagaaaaagagagaaagccaaaaagaaagaaaaagagagaaagctAAAACGAAacacaaagaaagaaaaaggaaaagaaggaGGCTAACATCTTTAGGAGTTTCAAAGTTTTAAAGTTTCAAAATTAATTGGTAACGTCGTACCGGAACTCTCGactaataagaaaaaaaataaagttgaTGATTAatagtttgaaattttttatttgtatttttataattgaatttaattattaattattttattttaattaaatgtttatgaTAAGTGTTGAGGTGATTAATTGATATTTTGATAATTGATTGAATGATTTGAATtgatagatatatatattgaatagaTTGATTTTTTAATTGAGATGAATATAGGTGtaattatgtgattatatgaaaaatCAGCATTGGATATTGATTATatctgaaatgtgaaattaaactctattaactgtatcgggctgagtcggatatagatggcatgctataggattggaagagtttagGGATTTCTTTGACTTCGATTCAATGAGACACTGGGTATCAATTTATTACTTCGGATTAATTCGATGAGGTattgggtgccaatttactttggtttagccgataagacactgggtgtcaaattattacttcgaattatcatATGAGGCATTAGGTGTCaaattggtgtgttttggttagattcgtgtatccgtccgagtccgaGTTGAGTTAATAGGgaaaaatgaataataaaattttataattgatattggattatattgtatgtgaaatgaaaatggGACAGTGAATTGAAACATATACTGAGATACATAAATTGTGGATTCATGAATTGGATATAGAATAAACAATATATTGTTGTTTAAATGATATGTGTATCATATTGTGAAAAGCTATTACATAGCAAATGATGAGAATTGAGTATGATATGAACGAGGTATTTATGAATTGAATAATTGAATGGTTAATGTTATTGtataaataaatgtgaattttaattattcaattgtgcttagtatttaattgtgcctaTTATATTATTTTGTCTTTAAATTTTCGGATTATAGAAAGACTACTGAATTTATACTAAGCGTACGGTTTTGTTTTACGTGCACAAGTCAGGTAGTTAAGTTTGGTCGCCGGttcagcatccaacaacgatTCCAATCTCAAACGTGGTGATGTTTTTCCTTTTGTGTCAGCATGTACATAGGGTATCTAACtaataatagttattttgtggtttgattgtaaattaggttaaaagtttaattttggttggttttatacatataaatgCGTGTTTGTTTTTAAAGCTATATTATGACATGGTAAATTGAACTAATTTTAGATaagtgcatgtgaatttaattctacGTTTAAGTGCTCATGAGCTAGGCAAATTGATTTAGATTTGGTATGTTTGTAATTTGGATTAAAATGATGTTTTGGTGAATTGTTTTagtgatatgaaatgtttgaaatttctgtctgtttgatctgtaaactcgagtaatgctccgtaacctgaTTCTGCCAAGGGATAGGAgttgggggtgttacaaattaacgtccggttaattatttatttactgaCTAAAttatagtgtaaatattttaaagttataATTTGCTTAAAGTTTTGTATCCTTCATAAATGTGGAATTTAATCGTTATACttctattttcataaatttaatttatctgtttttcaaattttggttTGTTTATTAACATAGCTAAAATTATTTTGTATTGGAAcgttattttaaaattgaaaataaacttAGTAATCATGTAACAAAAGAATAACATTGTATTCAAAATGTTATTTCAATTCAACCATTAACTTATATTCAAATATTCAATTGATATCAATCCGAGTTTAATTACCAATAATATTTATTCTAT contains:
- the LOC108450445 gene encoding DNA repair protein RAD5A, which gives rise to MGGNKVSEDLISTVRLIVGSDYSEMDIIRALHLAKHDATAAINIIFDSPRSFKPREKQIEPESEPVVRISSSDISTVSVKPKKTGKENKDCSFSSNGNVACGGNDLEDEGNVRLENDWWFVGSSEVPGLSTSKGRKIKVGEEVSFTFPLKGTGSSPAGSMGKGFGKGRAAAACSEIVRFSTKNFGEIGRIPNEWARCLLPLVRDKKIRVEGRCKSAPDVLGVMDTVLLLLSVYINSSMFHKYQQTSLKAASNCNDESIVHPLPSLFRLLGLTPFKKAELAPGDLYTKKRPLETKDGSGIHTPLLTANKFKNPSQNGNEVENDESISGADLENIVGVGDNSELEEMDPPSTLQCELRPYQKQALQWMFQVEKGNCMDEAATTLHPCWEAYRLADKRDPVIYLNAFTGDATIEFPSTHQMARGGILADAMGLGKTIMTISLLATHSERGGLSDSQSSDQPSDQGGEAIDVFGQSPNSVKTATKFPGFDKLSKQRNKLANGGNLIICPMTLLGQWKAEIETHVQPGSLSLYVHYGQSRPKDAKLLAQNDVVITTYGVLASEFSAENSEDNGGLYSVRWFRIVLDEAHTIKSSKSQISMAAAALVADRRWCLTGTPIQNKLEDLYSLLRFLKVEPWGNWPWWNKLIQKPFEEGDQRGLKLVQSILKPIMLRRTKCSTDRYGKPILVLPPADVQVIYCELSEAEKDFYEALFKRSKVKFDQFVEQGRVLHNYASILELLLRLRQCCDHPFLVMSRGDTQEYTDLNKLAKRFLRGGQSTLDGEAKDLPSRAYVQEVVEELRKGEQGECPICLEAFEDAVLTPCAHRLCRECLLASWRNPNSGLCPVCRKTVTKQELITAPTESRFQVDVEKNWVESTKVVVLLQELENLRSSGSKCILFSQWTAFLDLLQIPLSRNNIPFLRLDGTLNQQQREKVIKQFSEDSKIMVLLMSLKAGGVGINLTAASNAFVLDPWWNPAVEEQAVMRIHRIGQTKRVAIKRFIVKGTVEERMEAVQARKQKMISGALTDEEVRTARLEELKMLFT